ACGAAACTTTTTCGAAACTCGAGTCATCGAATACCAAACCGGAGGCACGCTGAGCTGGGAATGAACCGGGCCAGGGTGTCGGAAGCAACGTAGCGATAGGTGGCGCGGATAGCCGTGCCACCTGTCGGCGCCATTTGAAATGGCTCGCGCCATGAGGAGCGGGGGCCATATCAAATGGCAGTGCCGCATTCATTAGCGCACATCGATGTAGCTGTCGCCTGCACGGGACAGTGGTATGCGCCGATGAATAGCTCGGGCATCGTTCGGCCGAAGGGCGGGACGGTGCACGGGTTTAAGTTCTGGGACCCCTGAACCTAAGGAGCAATGCCATGGCAACTGCCAAGAAGGCCGCCAAGAAGGCGGTTAAGAAAGCCACAGCCAAAAAAGCTGTGAAGAAAGCCCCCGCCAAAAAAGCGGTGAAGAAGACTGCCGTCAAGAAGGTTGTCGCCAAGAAGGCCGTCAAGAAAGTCGCCGCCAAGAAGGTAGCGAAGAAGGCCGTCAAGAAGGCGCCTGCCAAGAAAGTAGCAAAGAAGGCAGTCAAGAAAGTCGCCGCCAAAAAGGCCCCGGCCAAGAAAGCCGCGACCAAGAAGGTAGCGGCCAAGAAGGTCGCCAAGAAGGCTGCCAAGAAAGCGCCCGCCAAAAAAGCGGCCGCCAAAAAGGCTCCTGCGAAAAAGGCTGCTGCTAAAAAGCCTGCCGCCAAAAAGCCTGCTGCAAAGAAGGCTGCCGCCAAGAAGCCGGCCACGCCGCCTTCGACCGCTGCCGCCCCGGGCGCGAAGACCGCACTGAACCCTGCCGCGTCGTGGCCGTTCCCGACCGGTAGCCGTCCGTAAGGTCGACACCGCAGCACTGTAGTACGAAAGCCACCTGGCCCTGCCAGGTGGCTTTTTTGCATGCGCGCGCAAGCCGGCGCGCGCACAAAGGCCGACGCCGCGGGTCGTGACATCGTGCGACAATTGGTCTGCCGTAAGACCCCTTTCATACGACTTACCAACAAAGCAGGCGGCCATGTTCGGCGACATCTCACGTTTCTTGCTCGATACGCTCTTCACTCTATTCGGCGCCGCGCTTATCGCACGGGCATGGATGCACGCGGTTCGCATGCATCCCTTCAATCCCGTCGCGCGCTTCATTTACCAGGCCACCAACTGGCTGGTGAACCCGCTGCGACGCATTCTGCCCTCGCGCGGCGCGGTGGATTGGGCTACGCTGATTGCCGCGTGGCTGACCGCCCTGATCTACCTGCTGCTGATGTGGGTGACGTCGCTGGGCATGGTCATCCCCTTGTCCGCCCTGCCGATCGCACTGGGCATTTCGTTCCTGACGGTGGTCAAGTGGGTCTTCAACCTGATCGTCTGGGTGACGCTGGCGCAGGCGGTCCTATCCTGGGTAAATCCCGGCGCGCCGCTGATGCCGGTGCTGCAGGCCCTGACCGACCCGCTGCTCGACCCCATACGGCGCATCCTGCCGCGTACCTCGATCGATTTTTCGCCGTTGGTCCTGCTGGTGCTGGCCCAGGTGGCATTGATGGTCATCACCCGCGTCACATACGCGGCTTTCGGCCTGTAGCCGCCAGCCGCACCCGGCCGCGCCGCGGGCCGGCCGGCCCGCCCGCGATTGCCGCGCTGCCCGGAAAGGCCCCAGCCGCAAGGCGGCATGTCGGGGCCGGGCACCAAGAGAAAAAGCCTGCCTTGCGTACAAGACAGGCTTTCTTTTTGCGCGCGTTCCGTGTGCCCCCGCCCCCGTGCTATTGCTGCCACATGGACCGGGCAGGCGGCACGCGCGCGCCGCCGTGCGCGCCGATTACATCGGCGTGACGCGGGTCGGGCCGGTACCGCTGATGACCTGCACGCGCTGGCCCACGCTGATAGGCACGTCGGCTTCCTGCGCAACCACGCGCGTTTCGCCGTTATCCAGGCGCACGGTGATTTCCAGGCCGGAGGTCGTACCGACGCGGTTTTCCACCATATTGCCCGCCAGCGCGCCCAGGATGGCGCCGCCGACGGTGGCGATGGTGCGGCCGCTGCCGCCGCCGACCGCGTTGCCGGCCACGCCGCCCAGCGCGCCGCCCGCGAGCAGACCGGCGCCGCTGGACTTGTCGTTCTGGATGGTAATGGGACGCACGCCGGTGACTACACCGGTGCGTACGATCTGTTCGCGTTGCGCCTGATCGTAGCTATAGACTGCACTGGACGCGCTGCGGTTGGCGCAACCGGATACCAAGGCCACCGATGCGACCACGGCGGTGATGGCGACCCAACGAACCGTGCGCGAGCCGCGAACCCGCGCGGGGCTGAAGGAAACGGAGGGGGCGGTATTGTTCATGATGATGCGGGCTCCTGTTCGGTATATACCAGCGTTACGGATAATACCCCGGCGATTCGGTGAGACTCGCCGAAATTGCGGGCGGGGAAATACGTTGCAACGACTGTTCTCGCTTAGTCTGCCGCGCCTGACGCAAGTTTCAGGCCGCACCCCAATTTCCATTCCACCCTCTCGGCCCCGGGATGGGGCCGACGCGGCATAAAAGCAACCGGAAGCCCTTCCAACCCTAGGCCGCCGCCGGCAATTGCAGTCCGTAGGCTTGTTGCAGCAACTTACCAATTTCCCCGATCGTGGGCTGGTGGTTTTGCGGCCCGCGCGACGCAATCTTGATGGCGCCCATGACATTGGCCAGTTTGCAGCTGTCCAGCCAGCTCCAGCCGCTGGTCAGACCGTGCAGAAGGCCCGCGCGATGCGCGTCGCCGCAACCGGTCGGGTCGACCACCGCCTCGGCCCGGACCGGAGCAATCGTGTGTTCCGCACCCTCTGTCCACAGGCTGGCACCTTCGGCCCCGCGCGTGACGACAACGGCCCGCAGCCCGCGCGCCAACTCGGCAATGGTCTTGCCGGTGCGCTGCTCGACAACGCTGGCTTCGTAATCGTTCACGGTCATCGCCTGTGCCAGGCCCAGCATGCGCTGCAGGTCGGCGCCATCGAACAGGGGCATGGCCTGGCCCAGGTCGAAGATGAACGGTATGCCGGCGGCGTTCAGGCGCTGGGCATGCGCGAACATGCCCTCCTTGGCGTCAGGCGCGACGATGGCCCATTGCGCGCGGGCGCCGGTCAGGTCGTTTTCCGCCGAGTACGACATCGCGCCCGGATGGAAAGCGGTGATCTGGTTGTCGTCCAGATCGGTGGTAATAAAGCACTGCGCGGTGAAAGTCTGGGGAATGACCTTGACGTAGCTGACGTCGATACCCATCCCGGACAGGCGTTCCAGGTAACCCGTGGCGTCCTCGCCCACGGTCGCGACCGGTACCGGGTCGCCCCCCAGCAGCTTCAGGTTGTAGGCGATGTTGCCGGAACATCCGCCGAACTCCTTGCGCATCGACGGCGTCAGGAAAGAAACGCTGAGCGAATGGATGCGATCAGGCAGGATGTGTTCCTTGAAGCGGCCCTCGAACACCGCGATGGTGTCGAATGCCATGGAACCGCACACCAGAACCGGAGCTGCCATGGTAGGAAATCCTTTTATCCAGAGAGATCAGGGAAAAAACTTGTCGAGCTGGTAGCCGTTCACATGCAGGCCGTCGACCTGCAGCGGCACGGCCAGGTTTTGCTCGCCGCCGGCGGGGAACGGGCCGCGCGTGCCGGGCGGCAGGTAGTTTTCGGGCAGCAACACCTTGCGCACCACGACCGTATCGGAAAGATCGGTCAATTGCAGAACCAGCGCGGGCCAGGGTTGCGGCTTGTCGTAACGGTTGCGCAGGGTGACGCGCAGCGTCAGCCGCATGCCGGCGTCGTCCGCCGCGGTACCGCTTTGCGGCTGCAGCGAAGATGCCGTGATCGAAATGCGCTCCAGGCGCCGCGCATAGCCGACCTGGCAACCCAGCGGCGCGCAGGCGGCTTCGAGGGCCGGCCGCAACGCCGGGACGGCGGTCGCAATGGCGGTGCGATAGATGTAGATGCACTGCAGGCCAAGCACGATCAGGCCGAGCAGGCAGCCGGCAATCCACAGGCGCGAAATCAGCGTGCGCCGGCGCTGCACCTCTTCATCCATGAAGACGGGAGGCGCCATGCCGGCATCGGTCAGGTCGTCGTAGCGGGTGCGGGCTTCGCCGGGAACGGGAATGAAGCCGGGGCTGTCGTCCTCGGCGATGTCGCGATCGGCGTAGAGGCGGACGCGGTCTTCCCGCGGCAAAGCCCTATCGGATACCGGCGGCGCGGCCTCGTCGAACTCATCGTCATCGAGGGGATCGGCAGCATAGGGTTCGCGATGGCGAATGACATGGTCTTCATCGTCCGCATCCGCCGGGAACGACGGGGCCGGCGCCGAAAATACCGGTTCGCGAGGCTCGGATACGGCACGGCGGCGGTCGTCGCGGCCGCGCAGCACGGCCGGTGGGAGCGCGGCATCCTCCGGCGCGGCGTATGACTGCGCCGGTTGATGCCGCGGCGGCGCATAGGGCCGTGGCGAGACATGGAACGGCGCGGGGGAATGTTGCGATGGCCGCGGCTCGGTCATGGGCGGCTGCGCGGACTCTGCCTGCGCCGGCGACCGCGGCGCCGCAGGCGGCGACTGTACGGGCGGCACGGACGGATATGCCGGAGATTGCGACCCGGCCGGCGGCACAGGTGGATATGCCGGCGGCTGCGCCTCGACCGGCGGCACAGGTGGATATGCCGGCGGCTGCACCTCGACCGGCGGCACAGGCGGATATGCCGGTGGCGCGGATGACGCGGGGGGATATGCCGGAGGCTGCGTCGGTACCCGGACCGACAGCACGGGCGAGGTCTCGGATTGCTGCCACGCGGACACGTCCGGACGCGCGGCGGCCTTGTGCGCGGCGGACGGTGCGGAAGCATCCGCCACGACGCAGGCATGGCCATCGAATACCCGCGAGCACACCCCGCAACGTACCAGGCCGTTGCGCACCCGCAACTGGTCGGCCACCACCTTGAAGGCGGTACCGCAATGCGGGCAGCGTGTGGTCATGGCCATGTGCGCCACCATCCCGTGCGGGCCCTCAGGCCCTGCGTCCATGCAGGCAGACCCAGCCATCGCGTTCGCGCCAGACCGACATGGGAAGCCACTGCGCGTAGACGGCGCAGACTTCCTCGGCCTGGCGTGCCAGCACGCCGGACAGGACCAGCGAACCGCCCGGCGCGACGCGCCCGCACAGCATCGGCGCGAGCACTTTCAGGGGATTCGACAGGATGTTGGCCACGACGACATCGCTGGTGCCCTCTTCCAATTCATCGGGCAGCATGGCCAGGAGTTCGACATTGTTCACCCGCGCATTGTCCCGCGTGGCGATCACGGCCTGCTCATCGATATCGACCGCCCAGGTGCGACCGGCGCCCAGCTTGCGGGCCGCGATGGCCAGGATGCCCGATCCGCAGCCGTAGTCCAGCACTGTCGCCCCCGGCGCCAGATGCGCCTCCAGCCACGCCAGGCAGAGGTGGGTCGTCGGATGGCTGCCGGTCCCGAACGCCAGACCCGGGTCCAGCTCGATATGGATGTCGCCGGCCGCGTCCTCGAGCCGGCCGAGTCCCGGAACGCCGGGGTCGTCCCGATGCCAGCTGGGAACGATCCAGATGCGTTCGGCGATATGGATGGGGCCGAACTGCTGCTGCGTCAGCCGCACCCAGTCCGCATCCGGCACGTCGCGCAGCGACCACTCGGCCAGCACGGCGGCATAGTCGGCGCCCAGTTGGGCGCCGACGCCCTCGATGATCTGCGCGGGATCCGCGCCATCGGGCAGCAGCGCCACCACGCGGTTGCGTTCCCACGCCTGCACGGACGGCTCGGTGCCGGGCTCGCCGAAAAGCGGCTGCTCGGCGTCGGTGTCGCGGTCGGCATCTTCCACAGACACCGACAGGACACCGGCTTCCAGCAGCGCGTCGGACAAGGCCTCGGCCTGCGCCTCGGAGGAATGGAGCACGAGCTCACGCATGAAACGATCTTCCGTCTGAGTATCCAGGGACTGCCGGCCGGCCCGCAACCGCGATGCCGCCGGCGCCGCGGGGCGATAGGCCAGCCGGCAACTGCCGCCGGCGCGGGGCGGACGTCCAATGTTTGCATATTGTACGTTCGCGCCGCGCAGCGGGCCGGAAAGCCGCGCCCTAGGACGCATGGACGCGGCCGCCCACCCAAGGCGGCATGCGCCCGGGCGCCTCAGGGACGCTGGGCCAACCGCTGCTCCAGGTAATGGATACTGGTGCCGCCCTCGATGAAACGGGCATCCTGCAACAATTCGCGATGCAGGGGAATATTGGTGGAAATGCCCTCCACCACCATTTCGGACAGCGCGATACGCATGCGCGCCAGCGACTGCTCGCGCGTATCGCCATAGGTGATGACCTTGGCGATCATGGAGTCATAGTTGGGCGGCACGAAGTAGCCATTGAAGGCATGCGAATCGATCCGCACGCCGGGGCCGCCGGGCGTATGCCAATTGGTGATCCGCCCCGGACTGGGCACGAAGCGGAAGGGGTCTTCGGCATTGATGCGGCACTCGATGGCGTGGCCTTTCAGCACCACGTCGCGCTGGCGCAGCGTGAATTTCTCGCCGGCGGCGATGCGGATCTGCTGCTGGACCAGGTCGATGCCGGTGATCAGCTCGGTCACCGGGTGTTCCACCTGGATCCGCGTGTTCATTTCGATGAAATAGAACTCGCCGTTTTCGTACAGGAATTCGAAGGTGCCCGCGCCGCGATAGCCGATCTTGCGGCAGGCATCGGCGCAGCGGTCGCCGATGCGCTCGATCAGCCGCCGCGCGATGCCGGGCGCCGGAGCCTCCTCGATTACCTTCTGGTGGCGGCGCTGCATGGAGCAATCCCGCTCGCCCAGCCAGATGGCGTTGCGACCGCCGTCGGCCAATACCTGGATCTCGATATGGCGCGGGTTCTCGAGGAACTTCTCCATATAGACTTCAGGATTGTTGAAGGCAGCCCCGGCTTCGGAGCGCGTCATGGTCACGGCATTGATCAGCGCGGCTTCGGTATAGACGACCCGCATGCCCCGACCGCCGCCGCCGCCCGCCGCCTTGATGATCACCGGGTAGCCGACCTCGCGCGCGGTCCGCAGGATTTCCTGCGGATTGTCCGGCAAGGCGCCTTCCGAGCCCGGCACGACGGGCACGCCGGCTTCGATCATGGCGCGCTTGGCGCTGACCTTGTCGCCCATCAGGCGGATGGAATCGGGCCGCGGCCCGATGAAGACGAAGCCGCTTTTTTCGACGCGTTCGGCGAAATCGGCGTTCTCCGACAGGAAGCCGTAACCCGGATGGATGGCCTCCGCGTCGGTCACCTCGGCCGCGGAGATGATGGCCGGCATGTTCAGATAGCTTTCGCGCGAGGGCGGCGGCCCGATACACACCGACTCGTCAGCCAGGCGGACGTACTTGGCGTCGCGATCGGCTTCGGAATGGACAACCACGGTCTTGATGCCCAGCTCGCGACAGGCGCGCTGTATGCGCAGGGCAATCTCGCCGCGGTTGGCGATCAGTATTTTTTCGAACATGGGAGGAATCAGCCAATGACGAACAGGGGTTGGCCGTATTCGACGGGCTCGCCGTTTTCGACCAGGATTTCCTTGATGACGCCGGACTTGTCGGCTTCGATCTCATTGAGCAGCTTCATGGCCTCGATGATGCACAGCGGATCGCCTTCCTTGACGCTGCTGCCGACTTCGACGAAAGGCGACGCGCCGGGATTGGGCGAACGATAGAACGTGCCGACCATGGGGGCCTTGACGACGTGGCCCTGGATCGCGGGCGCGGCCGCGGCGGCAGGTGCCGCGGCGGCTACCGGCGCGGCGGGCGCGGCAGGCATGGCCTCCGGCTGATGGTAGGCAACCGGCTGCACCGTCT
Above is a genomic segment from Bordetella genomosp. 11 containing:
- a CDS encoding DUF3426 domain-containing protein; amino-acid sequence: MAMTTRCPHCGTAFKVVADQLRVRNGLVRCGVCSRVFDGHACVVADASAPSAAHKAAARPDVSAWQQSETSPVLSVRVPTQPPAYPPASSAPPAYPPVPPVEVQPPAYPPVPPVEAQPPAYPPVPPAGSQSPAYPSVPPVQSPPAAPRSPAQAESAQPPMTEPRPSQHSPAPFHVSPRPYAPPRHQPAQSYAAPEDAALPPAVLRGRDDRRRAVSEPREPVFSAPAPSFPADADDEDHVIRHREPYAADPLDDDEFDEAAPPVSDRALPREDRVRLYADRDIAEDDSPGFIPVPGEARTRYDDLTDAGMAPPVFMDEEVQRRRTLISRLWIAGCLLGLIVLGLQCIYIYRTAIATAVPALRPALEAACAPLGCQVGYARRLERISITASSLQPQSGTAADDAGMRLTLRVTLRNRYDKPQPWPALVLQLTDLSDTVVVRKVLLPENYLPPGTRGPFPAGGEQNLAVPLQVDGLHVNGYQLDKFFP
- a CDS encoding YggT family protein, producing MFGDISRFLLDTLFTLFGAALIARAWMHAVRMHPFNPVARFIYQATNWLVNPLRRILPSRGAVDWATLIAAWLTALIYLLLMWVTSLGMVIPLSALPIALGISFLTVVKWVFNLIVWVTLAQAVLSWVNPGAPLMPVLQALTDPLLDPIRRILPRTSIDFSPLVLLVLAQVALMVITRVTYAAFGL
- a CDS encoding carbohydrate kinase family protein — encoded protein: MAAPVLVCGSMAFDTIAVFEGRFKEHILPDRIHSLSVSFLTPSMRKEFGGCSGNIAYNLKLLGGDPVPVATVGEDATGYLERLSGMGIDVSYVKVIPQTFTAQCFITTDLDDNQITAFHPGAMSYSAENDLTGARAQWAIVAPDAKEGMFAHAQRLNAAGIPFIFDLGQAMPLFDGADLQRMLGLAQAMTVNDYEASVVEQRTGKTIAELARGLRAVVVTRGAEGASLWTEGAEHTIAPVRAEAVVDPTGCGDAHRAGLLHGLTSGWSWLDSCKLANVMGAIKIASRGPQNHQPTIGEIGKLLQQAYGLQLPAAA
- the accC gene encoding acetyl-CoA carboxylase biotin carboxylase subunit, which produces MFEKILIANRGEIALRIQRACRELGIKTVVVHSEADRDAKYVRLADESVCIGPPPSRESYLNMPAIISAAEVTDAEAIHPGYGFLSENADFAERVEKSGFVFIGPRPDSIRLMGDKVSAKRAMIEAGVPVVPGSEGALPDNPQEILRTAREVGYPVIIKAAGGGGGRGMRVVYTEAALINAVTMTRSEAGAAFNNPEVYMEKFLENPRHIEIQVLADGGRNAIWLGERDCSMQRRHQKVIEEAPAPGIARRLIERIGDRCADACRKIGYRGAGTFEFLYENGEFYFIEMNTRIQVEHPVTELITGIDLVQQQIRIAAGEKFTLRQRDVVLKGHAIECRINAEDPFRFVPSPGRITNWHTPGGPGVRIDSHAFNGYFVPPNYDSMIAKVITYGDTREQSLARMRIALSEMVVEGISTNIPLHRELLQDARFIEGGTSIHYLEQRLAQRP
- a CDS encoding glycine zipper 2TM domain-containing protein; translated protein: MNNTAPSVSFSPARVRGSRTVRWVAITAVVASVALVSGCANRSASSAVYSYDQAQREQIVRTGVVTGVRPITIQNDKSSGAGLLAGGALGGVAGNAVGGGSGRTIATVGGAILGALAGNMVENRVGTTSGLEITVRLDNGETRVVAQEADVPISVGQRVQVISGTGPTRVTPM
- a CDS encoding histone H1-like DNA-binding protein, coding for MATAKKAAKKAVKKATAKKAVKKAPAKKAVKKTAVKKVVAKKAVKKVAAKKVAKKAVKKAPAKKVAKKAVKKVAAKKAPAKKAATKKVAAKKVAKKAAKKAPAKKAAAKKAPAKKAAAKKPAAKKPAAKKAAAKKPATPPSTAAAPGAKTALNPAASWPFPTGSRP
- the accB gene encoding acetyl-CoA carboxylase biotin carboxyl carrier protein; its protein translation is MDLRKLKTLIDLVAESGIAELEITEGEGKVRIVKFSQTVQPVAYHQPEAMPAAPAAPVAAAAPAAAAAPAIQGHVVKAPMVGTFYRSPNPGASPFVEVGSSVKEGDPLCIIEAMKLLNEIEADKSGVIKEILVENGEPVEYGQPLFVIG
- the prmA gene encoding 50S ribosomal protein L11 methyltransferase; translation: MRELVLHSSEAQAEALSDALLEAGVLSVSVEDADRDTDAEQPLFGEPGTEPSVQAWERNRVVALLPDGADPAQIIEGVGAQLGADYAAVLAEWSLRDVPDADWVRLTQQQFGPIHIAERIWIVPSWHRDDPGVPGLGRLEDAAGDIHIELDPGLAFGTGSHPTTHLCLAWLEAHLAPGATVLDYGCGSGILAIAARKLGAGRTWAVDIDEQAVIATRDNARVNNVELLAMLPDELEEGTSDVVVANILSNPLKVLAPMLCGRVAPGGSLVLSGVLARQAEEVCAVYAQWLPMSVWRERDGWVCLHGRRA